One Terriglobales bacterium DNA window includes the following coding sequences:
- a CDS encoding Spy/CpxP family protein refolding chaperone → MRTPAPPAPPGHPHPHGLGKWWKDSKVAAELKLSETQIKEIEQTFLEHRLKLIDLRANLEREETKLQPLVEADQPDEGQVGAQIDRVVAARGQLEKANTMMMLAIRRVLTVEQWKKLQSIKGERDRVFFFHSAPAPTAMPLPPGEFEVPL, encoded by the coding sequence ATGCGCACTCCGGCACCGCCGGCGCCCCCGGGGCATCCGCATCCGCACGGTCTGGGCAAGTGGTGGAAGGACTCCAAGGTCGCCGCGGAGCTGAAGCTCAGCGAAACGCAGATCAAGGAGATCGAGCAGACCTTCCTCGAGCACCGGCTGAAGCTGATCGATTTGCGCGCCAATCTCGAGCGCGAAGAGACCAAGCTGCAGCCGCTGGTGGAAGCCGACCAGCCCGACGAAGGGCAGGTGGGCGCGCAGATCGATCGCGTGGTGGCGGCACGCGGCCAACTGGAAAAGGCCAACACCATGATGATGCTTGCCATCCGCCGGGTGCTGACGGTGGAGCAGTGGAAGAAGCTCCAGTCCATCAAGGGCGAACGCGACCGCGTGTTTTTCTTCCACTCGGCCCCGGCTCCTACCGCTATGCCTCTGCCGCCGGGAGAATTCGAGGTACCGCTCTAG